Genomic DNA from Magnolia sinica isolate HGM2019 chromosome 4, MsV1, whole genome shotgun sequence:
AATGAGCAGGATCCGATTCTGGATAGAAAATCAAGCCTCGCTGATTATTCTGTCCCACAAATAGACAGTTTGAAAGAAGGGAGGTGCATGCAACAGAACCAGAAAAACCAGAATACGTAACAGTCATTTCTGCACCTTGTCCGTACATGTGGCAGATTGATTTCCTAATCGGAGCTGTCCACCTAATGAGGCTCATCATAGATGGCCCTTATTTTCAAAATCACACTCTAGAAACGGTCAATACACCCACTTCCCCCACTTAATGTTGACCGTTGAGATTTTTTTCTACAGTCTCTTTCAAGGTCACTGATTAGATGGTTAAAGATCATCGGATCTGTATGTTTCAGGGCATTTTCCTTCATGGCAGGGTCCACTAGATGGATAGTCGAAATGGAAAAAGATCACATACCAACAAACAAAATTAATCTCCATTCGGCATCCAATCTTTAAAAACAATGGTCAGAATTATATTTTGACCGTCGTTTTTGAACCATGCCTAGTCCAAGCAATTGCACAGAAAATAGACGGTCTTGATTATCTGGCCATCGAGGACCCATATGCAAATGAAAGTGTAAGGCATGATTTCCATTCTATGCGCAGGGCATTTATGCCCCATCGTAAAACAGACGCGGgttcggtggatccccggatccactcGGGTACGTGGATCCCTTACTTTTGGGTCACAATAATGTatgtttattatatccacgccgtccatccgttttaacagctcattttagggcagatccaactatcatgtggaccacaccacaggaagccgtggtgattgaacgcccgccattaaaaagttcttgctagccaccggaatgtttatttgccatcaaacctgttgataaggtcaaaaatacctggatgaagggaccaaacaaatatcatcttgatccaaaaccttcgtGACCCACAAGAAGTGTTTAACGgttaatcaacactgtttcctatagtatgatcCATCTGAGAGTTGGATATGCAGATTTTTTATGCTTAGGGGATAAAATGAACTgccgaaacggatggacggcgtggatataataaaaataCATAAAAGTGGCCCCATATtcggggatccactgaagccgcgtCCTCCTAAAACCAATGCTATTTTGGACGTTTCCTTAACCCCATTTCCCTCACCTCCCTCTATATATACCCATCAGTACCCCAAGCCTCACCAGTCACCATCCCAAATAACTTCCTTCTTTCCCATTTTGCCCTCAAGAGTTTTAATCAAGATGTGTCCGAAACGTGCAGCTGGTTTTGCACTAGCACTCATCCTCCTAGTGTTGGCTTCCATGCCAGCCATCAATCAAGCGGCCACGAAAATAGTTGGCGGTTCCGATAACTGGCGATTCGGATTCAACTACTCCGATTGGGCCCATAAAAACGGCCCATTCTACCAAAATGACACTTTGGGTGTGTGCATCTCCCCTACTTTCGATAGACGGTActcacaaaaaagaagaagaagtcacaTGTCATATGTCACGTTATGAAAATAGACCATGGTTTTAAATAACGTCTTGGTTGGGTAAATTTCAGTACTTTAATATCTTATATATTAACTGATGGTATTCATATGTGCAGTTTTCAAGTATGACCCGCCAAACAGTACCACATTCCCTCACAGTGTCTACTTGCTAGAGA
This window encodes:
- the LOC131244358 gene encoding uncharacterized protein LOC131244358, which produces MCPKRAAGFALALILLVLASMPAINQAATKIVGGSDNWRFGFNYSDWAHKNGPFYQNDTLVFKYDPPNSTTFPHSVYLLENNTSYQACELKNATLVANQTQGGGTGFEFVLCEIKDYYFACGERNGTHCSTGLMKFVVRPLEPCLS